One Tistrella mobilis genomic window, CTCGACGCTCCGCGACGACGTTTCTCATTGGCTCCACACGATTCGCGACATCCTGGCCCATATGCCGGAGCCGTTTCCCGGTTTGCCCCCGAGCCATCCGGTGGAATTTCCTCTGCACGTCGGCTCGGGTCACGGTAGTTCTGCGGCCCACCACGCTGACGGTCAGGATGACCATGCCCAGGCGGGCCTGCTGCATCATATCCACCAGATCCTCGACGTGATCGCCCACCCCGGCTATCCGCATCCGCATGATCATCACCAGAACGGTCTTTCGGACGAAGCCGGCTGAGCGCGGCGGCGCGACCCTCTATTCTCCATGGAAAGAAAGATGTCATGACCAGTCTTATGGACCGGATCGGCGGTCTGCGCGCCGATACCAAGACCCTGATCGACCGCATTCGGGCGGTCAGTCAGACCTGCGACCTGCCGCCGCTGCCCGAGGCGGTGGAGGGCATTGTCGAAAAGCTTGATCAGCACCAGTATTCGGTTCCGGTCATAGGCGAGGTCAAGCACGGTAAATCCTCGTTCCTGAACGCTGTGGTCGGAAAATCGTTGTTGCCGGTGGGAGAAAAGGTCGCCACCAATCAGATCTTCCGCATCGGTAAGGCAGGTGCGTTCGCCTGCCGTCTGCGTTTCGAGGATGGTAGTGAAGAGCCGATCACCGAGAAGGACCTGGAGACCTTTGGTTCCGAGGTCTATGCGAACAGTCCGCGTGCGCGTGCAGCGGCTCGGGGCAAACTTCTGAGGTGGATTGAGATCGACGTTCCCGCCGAGGCGGCGAAATTTCTCCCGGACAACATCGTGCTGTTCGACACGCCCGGGCTCGGCTCGATCCACGTCGCCCATGGCCGCATCACTCGGCGTCTCCTTCCCTATGCAGATGGCGTCATCTTCGTTCTTACGTCTGAGCGGCCGATAACCGAGGATGAAATCGCCTGGCTCCAGGAGATCTTCGACATTACCCGGAACGTGTTCTTTATCCAGACGGGCATTGATAAAGGAACCAAACTGTACAAGGAGACCCTGAGCCGCAATCGTGAGATTCTGGTCCAGCGGTTCGGTGAGAACCTGCCCGAACCCCAGATCTGGCCGGTTTCCAGCACCAACCTGATGAAGGCGACCGAGACCAGCGATATGAGCTATCTGCAGGTCAGCCGCTTCGATGCTCTGAGCGAGGCCTTGCAGATCTTTCTGTTCCGGTCCGCCGGTGTCGAAAAGCTCGACGAAGCGACGACGATGATCGCGGCGCAGCTGCACCAGGGGCGCGAAATCCTGGATACGCGCCTGCGTAGTCTGCTGAATGAAACGCGCCAGGAACAGGCGACGATCCAGCGCCAGATCGAGGACAAGCGGCGTGCCTTCGATCAGAACTGGGGTATCCAGGGCGAGGAACGGACGCGGCTCCTGGCCGATCTTCGGCAGACCCTCCAACGTGGCCGTCGACAGTTTGAGCAGGCCCTGTATCCCTCCGGCAGTGTGGCACGGGTCATCGGCAGGGAGATCGACCAGATCGACTCCGTCAAGGCGGCTCGCATATTCGCCGAGTCGCTCAATACCAATATCCTCGAATGGGCCGAGATCGAATGGCGCAAGGCGGGCCGGGACACCCAGACGGCCTGTACCGCCCGGTTGGCACCGCTGCTCGCCGATATCAGCGATTTTGCCGCCGGCCTGGAGGAACCCGGTGGCGCCAGCATTTCCCGTACCGCCACGGTGTCGGCGCGTGGCGATCTGTGGACACGGATTGTGGGCGGTCGGGTTGCTTCTATCCAGGCAGTGATGACGACGGGGGTCGGAGCTACGCTGTTGGGCACCATCATCACCGCCGCCTGGTTTCCACCGCTCTCGCTGAGCGCGGTCGCCGCCACGGCGGTCTGGAGCTTTTTTCGCTCTTTCCGCGAAACCG contains:
- a CDS encoding dynamin family protein, whose translation is MTSLMDRIGGLRADTKTLIDRIRAVSQTCDLPPLPEAVEGIVEKLDQHQYSVPVIGEVKHGKSSFLNAVVGKSLLPVGEKVATNQIFRIGKAGAFACRLRFEDGSEEPITEKDLETFGSEVYANSPRARAAARGKLLRWIEIDVPAEAAKFLPDNIVLFDTPGLGSIHVAHGRITRRLLPYADGVIFVLTSERPITEDEIAWLQEIFDITRNVFFIQTGIDKGTKLYKETLSRNREILVQRFGENLPEPQIWPVSSTNLMKATETSDMSYLQVSRFDALSEALQIFLFRSAGVEKLDEATTMIAAQLHQGREILDTRLRSLLNETRQEQATIQRQIEDKRRAFDQNWGIQGEERTRLLADLRQTLQRGRRQFEQALYPSGSVARVIGREIDQIDSVKAARIFAESLNTNILEWAEIEWRKAGRDTQTACTARLAPLLADISDFAAGLEEPGGASISRTATVSARGDLWTRIVGGRVASIQAVMTTGVGATLLGTIITAAWFPPLSLSAVAATAVWSFFRSFRETGERELKNAREELRRHLMEALNEVRDHFLHVSAGEPSPVDRCFGGLETHVFKQVDDLIQSKSSQMKEEVERLEADARLDKAARETRLASLRDQIREWGGLIESGDALIAAITGLIEDLTPRKAAL